The Lycium ferocissimum isolate CSIRO_LF1 chromosome 8, AGI_CSIRO_Lferr_CH_V1, whole genome shotgun sequence DNA segment CCAACAACTATTTATTTCAGCATGCCTGTGTTTCAGATGACTTCATCATATCTAGATTATCTATATATGCACACTAATGTCTGAATCAATCAATTTTTCAGATCATCACTGCAAGTTGTCTTTTAGTAATCTTCTTTTAGGATAGGAATATAGTGAGGTTCTGCTGAATCATTTATTAAAGTTACTGTTAGCAATTTGGTCCTTTTGCTGTAATAAATGCCATTATTTAATCAAATTGTAATAAGCCACTACTCTTGTAAAGGCAGAAATTTTCTGTTCCTTGTTGGTGTTCGTATCAGGTACAACTAATCTGGATTAGAACTCATTCAGAAAGTTTATGCTCTTTCTGcatttctgaatttttttttcggtgCTTTGCcatcatttgagatttgaaCTTTTAATTTGACTCGACCTCGATTTCTGTTCTAGGTCTTACATACATGGTTTATCCTGGGGCTGTGCACTCTCGGTTTGAGCATTCCCTAGGTGTCTATTGGCTGGCCAGTGATGCTGTACACAGACTTAAAACCTGTCAAGTAGGACTATATCCTATTGGAATATCTacattattttgtttgataaaatgtctTGATGGACATGTCGTGGTTGTAGGGACTGGAGCTTGGCATTGACTCTTTTGACATACAGACTGTGAAACTTGCTGGTGAGTGAAATCTACCGGCTAAGGTTCATATTTCTCAACAGCATCTGACCATTGTTCTTAATTGAGTTCATCTAGGATTACTACATGATGTGGGTCACGGGCCATTCAGTCACACGTTTGAGCGTGAATTTCTTCCCCGGGTCTGTGATGGCCTTGAATGGTAATTGTTAATGAAAAATTCCTCTCCTTTTCATCCGTCAGAACTCAAGGATTTGATACAGTGAACTCCTTTAATGCTCCCCTGTGGTCTGTGGAGATATTTGGTCCCCTTGGCACTATAAGTATTTCCTAGAACTCTTATTCTTATTGGGCATCAACGCATGATTGTTGAGGGAATTTTCTACCTATCTCTGCCCCTTTCTTCCATTTTGAGTGAAAATAGTAATACTCCTCTGTCCCCTTCATCCAAAAATTAGTCAATGACTGAAAGAGTCTGTATGGCCTTGCCGCAACAATCACTGTATTTGATGGGTTATCCTTAATCTCCAAACAGAGATCATTGCAGTATTGGTGGCTTCAAAAGAATGCCATCATAATATAAGCTGAAAATGTTGAGACCAAATTTGACATTTAAATATGGTTATGTACATTGCAAAGCAGAGTGTATGGTGTGCATATTTATCTACATTTgcaatttcttttctctttcttggtATGATGAGAAGACTGGCAACACCACTCATTCATTTTTCTTGGTTTACCATAACTTTACTACTCCCTGCATTTTGAAGCTATTAATATACCTTTCaaacatatgaaaaaaaatgtcCTATGAGCAGCAGATAGATTGAGCGTGATTTCGTGAGATCTACTTTTCATTGTGGAAAAATTAGTTGATGAGTGTTCTCCTGTTTGAGTCTCTTCCATAATTTAAATGAAGTTGAGGTTAAATGAATCAGTCTTCAAAGATTTCTCCTCACATTTTCAAAGCCTCTTAACAGATCTtgttcaaaattttatttagtttttttttttttttctgcatgCCAATGCTACTTCTTCACCTGTCACTATCAGCTGTTACTTTATATGTTTGGTCGAGTTTATCCACTTTAGCTTTATTCTATTACACGCAGTTTCGTGAAAGCTAGAAACTGATAcaggttgactcgatctataGTCATTTTCTTAGTCTACTCTTCTAACTAATTACTGGAGTTAAAACTTTTCAGGTCGCATGAAGATATGTCTTTGAAGATGATAGACTACATTGTTGATGAGCATGGCATTGATATTGATTCTGGCCGTTTGAAGAAAGTGAAGGTTTCGATGAAAATAACACACATTATCTCATGATACCTTTTTACATCTTTTAGATCAGATTTTCCCTCCCCCTAAAGATGCAATGTCAGCAGTCAGCACTTCAAAAATTCAGACTAGGATAAGTTGCCCCAAGGTTGTCTGCTTTATCGCATAGTTTACTAAGGGGTTTGGACCTTTTTTTCTTTAGCTATGCCTCATGCTTTCAGAAATATATTATTTAAGAGTGACAACTTTTCACATTGTTCATTATAATGAGCTTTATTTTCAGTTTGTTGTGGTACTTTATTTTGGATTCTAGGGGTAGTTCTGCTTTCCAGCTCCACCTTTGGCTATCCTTTGAATCATATTaaatctcttttcttttctacacaGGAAATGATAGTTGCTTCCGAGAAAAGTAAATCAGTGGTAAGCATTTTCATGGGAGGATTTgagggaatatgttaagatatTAAAATAGCTAGTATTTGAAAAGATATGCTGAATCTTTTGCTTCATGACTTCAAGAGCTCAAAAGAGAAGCAGTTCTTGTATGACATTGTTGCTAATGGACGAAATGGAATAGATGTTGACAAGTAAAATTCCCTCTCTCCTTTTACTTTCTTCCAATGCAATTTAAATTATGCACTGGTAGCTGCATTACATGAATCAGCCTTTTTGCAGATTTGATTACATTGAGCGTGACACCAGAGCTTGTGGTCTTGGGTGCAATTTTCAGTTCCAGAGGCATGATcttcgtactctaattgatcCTTCTTTTCTCTAAAACTAAAGAATTTGTCCCAGAATCGTTACTAACTCTGGAAAGAGAATACCACCTTTTTGTTACTTGCAGGCTATTGGAAACAATGCGTGTTATAGACAATGAAATATGTTATCGGGCGAAGGAATGTTAGTATTCTTAAACTATTATGTTACACAAAAGATTAACATCTTCCAGATATAGAAACAGTTCTCACAATTACATTCGATGATTTGGTTAGATCTTACAATCCACAAGCTATTTTCCACTCGTGCTGATTTGCATCGTACGGTCTATATGCATCCAAAAGTGAAGGTTCAAAGGATTTCACCCATCTGTGTTCTTTATTCAAAATGTTTCCACTTTCTACTACTTAAGTCTCACCGTGTgttcttctttcttgttttctttttccatattataatttttaggCAATAGAGCTCATGGTTGTAGATGCCTTGATAAAAGCCAATGACCATCTTCAAATTGCTTCATACATCGATGAACCAGCCCAGTACTGGATGGTTGGATAATCTTTCCCATTGATATAACCGAAAATACCATGCCTGTCTGAACTTTAAACAATCGATTAATTAACAATGTGCAGTTAGATGATACAATAGTCAAAAGAATTGAAACTTCAACCCATCAAGATCTGGAGGAATCCAGAAATCTGATTCGTCGAATTCGGAGGAGGGACATATATCAGGTATCCACTTCAAAACCAGAGAGTCAGGAGTCGTTGTCCTAGTAGGAAAATATGCACAGCTTCTAATTGTTTCCTATTATATATGGCCTAAGGATCTTATTTTATGGAACTATTCATGTTACCTATTAACATCTACGTAACTCCTATGCACTTCTGTTATTGCCCATGTTAAATGATTTCAACTGTCAAGCTATTTACAGCAAGGACAAAATGTCTAAACTACTTTTGCATCAATATTCTGACAGTACTGTAATGAGTTTGCTGTGCCCAAGGGGGAGCTGGAGCGCTTCAAAAATGTTACAGCTCAAGATATAATTTGTTCCCAGGTACTTCAGATAACTCCAATAGCCTCTTTTGTTACCTGATTCTCTGATAGTGATGAACCCTCTCTCGTTGAGTAACTTTTTTATCCAGAACTCTGATGCTCATTTGAATGAGGAAGATGTCATTGTTACTAATGTCAAAATTGATTTGACTAGTGGAAGGAATAATCCATTGGAAAGGTACTTTTGAATCTTGGCGGTTAGTATTGCTCAGGATCTCATATGCTTGTGTGATGACTAAagacttttcttttattctgTTCATGTGATCCATTGTCATGCAGGATCAGCTTCTTCCAGGTATTATAATTACCTTTGTCCTGTATACTTCCAAGAAACTTGCACAAaaatagataaacaaataattGTTTCAGGCTTAATTATGTTCTTCCCCTGAAGCTACAAAGATGGAAATTTCGGTTAATTGGCTAAACAGGTGTTAGTGAATGCTCTGACAATGTCCACCTGTAGTTAGAAATTAACCTTATAATATAAAGGTACTCTTCATGCTAGTTGTAGAATCTCCTTTGCAACTATCAAATAAATTATCTGGATTATCCAGTGAGTTTATTCAACTATACTGAACTATTGAAAAACTGATGTGTATCAGTTATAATGGAAAAAGGCTGTATAGCGCAGAAATTAAACTACCTTAATACCTAAGCAGAATAAACCCCGTC contains these protein-coding regions:
- the LOC132067344 gene encoding uncharacterized protein LOC132067344, with translation MGDCNNGDLLPSNNTAVISPLDDRRFSKHVHDNVHGNIYLDPLSLKFIDTEQFQRLRDLKQLGLTYMVYPGAVHSRFEHSLGVYWLASDAVHRLKTCQGLELGIDSFDIQTVKLAGLLHDVGHGPFSHTFEREFLPRVCDGLEWSHEDMSLKMIDYIVDEHGIDIDSGRLKKVKEMIVASEKSKSVSSKEKQFLYDIVANGRNGIDVDKFDYIERDTRACGLGCNFQFQRLLETMRVIDNEICYRAKEYLTIHKLFSTRADLHRTVYMHPKVKAIELMVVDALIKANDHLQIASYIDEPAQYWMLDDTIVKRIETSTHQDLEESRNLIRRIRRRDIYQYCNEFAVPKGELERFKNVTAQDIICSQNSDAHLNEEDVIVTNVKIDLTSGRNNPLERISFFQDYDNFEKSHITDDRVSHLLPACYQDMIVRVYTRKPELVKAVSEAFENFQMKTYGKKTQVHATPEKKKRLSYYEQ